Proteins from a genomic interval of Burkholderia cepacia GG4:
- the dksA gene encoding RNA polymerase-binding protein DksA, which produces MTKKLLTEAEILKMSDKDYMNEDQLAFFKNRLEQLQADILKNAGQTTENLRETVIVPDPADRATIEEEHALELRTRDRERKLLKKVQQSLARIDSGDYGWCEETGEPIGIPRLLARPTATLSLEAQERRELRQKLFGD; this is translated from the coding sequence ATGACGAAGAAACTCTTGACCGAAGCCGAAATCCTGAAGATGAGCGACAAGGATTACATGAATGAGGATCAGCTCGCCTTCTTCAAAAATCGGCTCGAACAGTTGCAGGCGGACATCCTCAAGAATGCAGGCCAGACGACCGAGAACCTGCGTGAGACGGTGATCGTGCCCGACCCCGCCGATCGCGCGACGATCGAGGAAGAGCACGCGCTCGAGTTGCGTACGCGCGATCGCGAACGCAAGCTCCTCAAGAAGGTTCAGCAATCGCTCGCCCGCATCGATTCCGGCGATTATGGCTGGTGCGAGGAAACCGGCGAACCGATCGGCATCCCGCGCCTGCTCGCGCGCCCGACGGCCACGCTGTCGCTCGAGGCGCAAGAGCGCCGCGAGCTGCGCCAGAAGCTGTTCGGCGACTGA
- the hslU gene encoding ATP-dependent protease ATPase subunit HslU, translating to MSTMTPAEIVSELDKHIIGQDKAKKAVAVALRNRWRRQQVADPLRQEITPKNILMIGPTGVGKTEIARRLAKLADAPFIKIEATKFTEVGYVGRDVDSIVRDLIEISVKQTRETEMRKVRSKATDQAEDRILDILLPQPRAVGFGGNAEHANDDNNATRQTFRKRLREGQLDDKEVELDIEQPSAGMDIMAPPGMEEMTEQIRSMFSNLGSGKKQRRKVKIKEALKLLTDEEAAKMLNDEEVKAKAVQNVEQNGIVFLDEIDKITSRNNEGSGGEVSRQGVQRDLLPLVEGTTINTKYGMVKTDHILFIASGAFHLAKPSDLIPELQGRFPIRVELDSLSVKDFEAILVATDASLVKQYQALLATEDVQLEFADDGIRRLAEIAYSVNEKTENIGARRLYTVIEKLLEEVSFSAGNHAGERVTIDAKYVDRALGEVSQDEDLSRYVL from the coding sequence ATGAGCACCATGACCCCTGCCGAGATCGTCTCGGAACTCGACAAGCACATCATCGGCCAGGACAAGGCGAAGAAGGCCGTCGCGGTCGCGCTGCGCAACCGCTGGCGCCGCCAGCAGGTCGCCGACCCGCTGCGCCAGGAAATCACACCGAAGAACATCCTGATGATCGGGCCGACGGGCGTCGGCAAGACCGAAATCGCGCGCCGCCTCGCGAAGCTCGCCGACGCGCCGTTCATCAAGATCGAAGCGACCAAGTTCACCGAAGTCGGCTACGTCGGCCGCGACGTCGACAGCATCGTGCGCGACCTGATCGAGATCTCGGTCAAGCAGACGCGCGAAACCGAGATGCGCAAGGTGCGCAGCAAGGCGACCGACCAGGCGGAAGACCGCATCCTCGACATCCTGCTGCCGCAGCCGCGCGCGGTCGGCTTCGGCGGCAATGCCGAACACGCGAACGACGACAACAACGCGACGCGCCAGACCTTCCGCAAGCGCCTGCGCGAAGGCCAGCTCGACGACAAGGAAGTCGAGCTCGATATCGAGCAGCCGTCGGCCGGCATGGACATCATGGCGCCGCCCGGGATGGAAGAGATGACCGAGCAGATCCGCTCGATGTTCTCGAACCTCGGCAGCGGCAAGAAGCAGCGCCGCAAGGTGAAGATCAAGGAAGCGCTGAAGCTGCTGACCGACGAGGAAGCGGCGAAGATGCTCAACGACGAGGAAGTGAAGGCGAAGGCCGTGCAGAACGTCGAGCAGAACGGCATCGTGTTCCTCGACGAGATCGACAAGATCACGTCGCGCAACAACGAAGGCAGCGGCGGCGAAGTGTCGCGCCAGGGCGTGCAGCGCGACCTGCTGCCGCTCGTCGAAGGCACGACGATCAACACGAAGTACGGGATGGTGAAGACCGATCACATCCTGTTCATCGCGAGCGGCGCGTTCCACCTCGCGAAGCCGAGCGACCTGATTCCGGAACTGCAGGGCCGCTTCCCGATCCGCGTCGAGCTCGACTCGCTGTCGGTGAAGGACTTCGAGGCGATCCTGGTCGCGACCGACGCGAGCCTCGTCAAGCAGTACCAGGCGCTGCTCGCGACCGAAGACGTGCAGCTCGAGTTCGCCGACGACGGCATCCGCCGCCTGGCCGAGATCGCGTATTCGGTCAACGAGAAGACCGAGAACATCGGTGCGCGCCGCCTGTACACGGTGATCGAGAAGCTGCTCGAGGAAGTGTCGTTCTCGGCCGGCAACCACGCCGGCGAGCGCGTGACGATCGACGCGAAGTATGTCGACCGTGCGCTCGGCGAAGTGTCGCAGGACGAGGACCTGTCGCGCTACGTGCTGTAA
- a CDS encoding CobW family GTP-binding protein, whose amino-acid sequence MATPVTILTGFLGSGKTTLLKRILNEQHGMKIAVIENEFGEENIDNEILVQDSNEQIIQMSNGCICCTIRGDLARALGDLAAKKREGKLDFDRIVIETTGLANPGPVAQTFFIDSEIADDFLLDAVITLVDAKHANAQLDEHEVVQRQVGFADRLFITKSDLVDDQAVAALKHRLMHMNPKATIKVVNFGEADIKEIFDLRGFNLNAKLEIDPDFLAEDDHAHQHHDHDHDHDHAHCDHDHGQCAHDHDHGHHHHAHHDDKIKSFVYRNDRPFDPNKLEDFLGGILQIYGERMLRYKGVLYMKGVDRKVVFQGVHQMMGSDLAAKWLPVEKKTNKMVFIGVDLPQDLITDGLDACLA is encoded by the coding sequence ATGGCCACTCCCGTCACCATCCTTACCGGCTTTCTCGGCAGCGGCAAGACGACGCTGCTCAAGCGCATCCTGAACGAACAGCACGGCATGAAGATCGCCGTGATCGAGAACGAATTCGGCGAAGAGAACATCGACAACGAGATCCTCGTGCAGGATTCGAACGAGCAGATCATCCAGATGAGCAACGGCTGCATCTGCTGCACGATCCGCGGCGACCTCGCCCGCGCGCTCGGCGATCTGGCCGCGAAGAAGCGCGAAGGCAAGCTCGACTTCGACCGCATCGTGATCGAGACGACCGGCCTCGCGAACCCGGGCCCCGTCGCGCAGACCTTCTTCATCGACAGCGAGATCGCCGACGATTTCCTGCTCGACGCCGTCATCACGCTGGTCGACGCAAAGCATGCGAACGCGCAGCTCGACGAACACGAAGTGGTGCAGCGCCAGGTCGGCTTCGCCGATCGCCTGTTCATCACGAAGTCGGACCTCGTCGACGACCAGGCCGTCGCGGCGCTCAAGCACCGCCTGATGCACATGAACCCGAAGGCGACGATCAAGGTCGTGAACTTCGGCGAAGCCGACATCAAGGAAATCTTCGACCTGCGCGGCTTCAACCTGAACGCGAAGCTCGAGATCGACCCGGACTTCCTCGCCGAGGACGATCACGCGCACCAGCACCACGATCACGACCATGACCACGATCACGCGCATTGCGACCACGATCACGGTCAATGCGCGCACGATCACGACCACGGCCATCACCACCACGCGCACCACGACGACAAGATCAAGTCGTTCGTGTACCGCAACGACCGCCCGTTCGACCCGAACAAGCTGGAAGACTTCCTCGGCGGCATCCTGCAGATCTACGGCGAACGGATGCTGCGCTACAAGGGCGTGCTGTACATGAAGGGCGTCGATCGCAAGGTCGTGTTCCAGGGCGTGCACCAGATGATGGGCAGCGACCTTGCCGCGAAGTGGCTGCCGGTCGAGAAGAAGACCAACAAGATGGTGTTCATCGGTGTCGACCTCCCGCAGGACCTGATCACCGACGGCCTCGACGCCTGCCTCGCCTGA
- the hslV gene encoding ATP-dependent protease subunit HslV, with product MEQFHGTTIVSVRRGDKVALGGDGQVTLGNIVMKGGARKVRRIYNNQVLVGFAGGTADAFSLLDRFEAKLEKHQGNLTRAAVELAKDWRTDRMLRRLEAMLITADATTTLVITGNGDVLDPEGGICAIGSGGAYAQAAARALAENTELSPREIVEKSLEIAGDMCIYTNHNRIIETIE from the coding sequence ATGGAGCAATTTCACGGCACGACCATCGTTTCGGTCCGGCGCGGCGACAAGGTCGCACTCGGCGGCGACGGCCAGGTAACACTCGGCAACATCGTCATGAAGGGTGGCGCGCGGAAAGTGCGGCGGATCTACAACAACCAGGTACTGGTCGGATTCGCGGGCGGCACCGCCGATGCGTTCTCGCTGCTCGATCGCTTCGAGGCGAAGCTCGAGAAGCACCAGGGCAACCTGACCCGCGCGGCCGTCGAGCTCGCGAAGGACTGGCGCACCGACCGGATGCTGCGCCGCCTCGAGGCGATGCTGATCACGGCCGATGCGACCACCACGCTCGTGATCACCGGCAACGGCGACGTGCTCGATCCTGAAGGCGGCATCTGCGCGATCGGCTCGGGCGGTGCGTACGCGCAGGCCGCGGCCCGCGCGCTCGCCGAGAACACCGAGCTGTCGCCGCGCGAGATCGTCGAGAAGTCGCTCGAGATCGCCGGCGACATGTGCATCTACACGAACCACAACCGCATCATCGAAACGATCGAGTAA